The Vallitalea okinawensis genome includes a window with the following:
- the cls gene encoding cardiolipin synthase, whose translation MDQVVTTMDVFADFYNSIGMILSAIGAFIGLIGQYIFPINFILGIIIVFFERRNPASLWAWLLLLFFIPGIGFILYLFIGQDLRRQKRFEIKEVEDHLSSLVHLQEQNILNNELVLEEEYIRYKDMINLHLNSNKSLLTSNNTIDVYTWGKDKFSALKEDLLKAEKFIHLEYYIIKYDYLTEELFDILKNKAREGVEVRVLYDGMGGRTISKKIWKDLKSCGVKIGEFYPPFIPFMNIRINYRNHRKICVIDGQIGYVGGINISKEYIGEGKLGTWRDTHLRIVGNAVSQLQVRFALDWDYIKKENLCTMDKYYMVEYPFKIGNKKVQIVSSGPDSKWQNIRNGYLKMINEAEQRIYIQSPYIILDDSLLETLKVASLAGIDVRIMMPCQPDHPFVYWASYSYIGELIQAGAKVYTYDDGFIHSKVLTVDGLVSSVGTANMDIRSFKVNFEVNAFIYDKETTVQLEKIFEEDMKNCTEITPEIYNKRPLKVRFKESISRLLAPIL comes from the coding sequence ATGGATCAAGTTGTGACTACAATGGATGTTTTTGCTGACTTTTATAATTCTATTGGCATGATTCTTAGTGCCATAGGGGCTTTCATTGGGCTTATTGGACAATATATCTTTCCAATCAATTTTATATTGGGAATCATAATCGTTTTTTTTGAACGAAGAAATCCAGCTAGTTTATGGGCTTGGCTATTGTTACTCTTTTTTATACCAGGTATTGGTTTTATACTGTATCTCTTTATTGGGCAAGATTTACGTAGACAAAAGCGTTTTGAAATCAAAGAGGTGGAAGATCATTTAAGTTCACTTGTTCATTTACAAGAACAAAATATCTTAAATAATGAATTGGTTTTAGAAGAGGAGTATATCCGTTATAAAGATATGATTAATCTTCACTTAAATAGCAATAAGTCTTTACTAACCAGTAATAACACAATTGATGTTTATACTTGGGGAAAAGATAAGTTCTCAGCTTTAAAAGAAGACCTGTTAAAAGCAGAAAAATTTATTCATCTTGAATATTACATTATTAAGTATGATTATCTAACTGAAGAGCTATTTGATATATTAAAGAATAAGGCAAGAGAAGGTGTAGAAGTACGTGTACTCTACGATGGTATGGGTGGGCGTACAATCTCCAAAAAGATATGGAAAGATTTGAAAAGCTGTGGTGTTAAAATTGGTGAGTTTTATCCGCCTTTTATTCCATTCATGAATATCCGTATTAATTACCGTAATCACAGAAAAATATGTGTCATTGATGGTCAAATTGGGTATGTAGGTGGAATTAATATTAGTAAAGAATATATTGGTGAAGGAAAGCTAGGAACTTGGCGTGATACCCATTTAAGAATTGTAGGAAATGCTGTGTCTCAATTACAAGTGCGTTTTGCTTTAGATTGGGATTATATAAAAAAAGAAAATTTATGTACCATGGATAAGTACTATATGGTTGAATATCCATTTAAAATAGGTAACAAAAAAGTTCAAATTGTTTCCAGTGGTCCTGACTCCAAGTGGCAAAATATCCGTAACGGTTATCTTAAAATGATTAATGAGGCAGAGCAACGGATTTATATTCAATCACCCTACATTATCTTAGATGACAGTTTATTAGAAACTCTTAAGGTAGCTTCCCTTGCAGGTATTGATGTTCGCATTATGATGCCTTGTCAACCTGACCATCCATTTGTATATTGGGCAAGTTATTCATATATTGGTGAGTTAATTCAGGCTGGTGCTAAGGTTTATACTTATGATGATGGATTCATCCACAGTAAGGTATTAACTGTTGACGGTTTGGTCAGCTCTGTTGGTACAGCTAATATGGATATACGTAGTTTTAAGGTGAATTTTGAAGTCAATGCGTTTATCTATGATAAAGAAACAACTGTCCAATTAGAAAAGATATTTGAAGAGGATATGAAAAACTGTACTGAAATTACACCAGAGATTTACAATAAGCGACCATTGAAAGTTAGATTCAAAGAATCTATATCTCGTTTATTAGCACCAATACTATAG
- a CDS encoding CTP synthase — translation MKYIFVTGGVVSGLGKGITAASLGRLLKARGKKVTIQKFDPYINIDPGTMSPYQHGEVFVTEDGAETDLDLGHYERFIDENLNKYSNVTTGKVYWSVLNKERKGEYLGATVQVIPHITNTIKDRVHRAGNSENADIVITEIGGTVGDIESLPFLEAIRQVAADVGRENVLYIHVTLIPYLRKSGEMKTKPTQHSVKELLSIGIQPDILVLRTEHEINNEMRRKISSFCNVDEDCVIQNLDAETLYEVPLMLEDEGLARMACKKLHLDCDEPKLNEWKEMVNREKHLNDEVTIGLVGKYVELHDAYISIVESLKHAGIYHGIDIHIKWINSEELTESNAHEILADVDGILVPGGFGDRGVEGKIISIRYARENKVPFLGICLGMQCAVIEFARNILGLEGAHSSELVPKTQYPVIDLMPEQKDIDELGGTMRLGAYPCKVIEGSKAFEAYEEQLIYERHRHRYEYNNEFRKRLVEAGLKITGISPDERLVEMVEIEDHPWYVGVQFHPEFKSRPNRVHPLFRDFVGAGLKEKKSV, via the coding sequence ATGAAATACATTTTTGTTACAGGCGGTGTTGTATCAGGCCTAGGAAAAGGTATTACAGCAGCCAGCTTAGGTCGTCTCTTAAAAGCCAGAGGTAAGAAAGTGACGATTCAAAAGTTTGATCCGTATATCAACATTGATCCAGGAACTATGAGTCCTTATCAACACGGTGAAGTGTTCGTTACCGAAGATGGTGCCGAGACAGACTTAGATTTAGGGCATTACGAAAGATTTATTGATGAAAACTTAAACAAATACTCAAACGTGACAACCGGTAAAGTTTACTGGTCAGTTCTCAACAAAGAAAGAAAAGGCGAATATTTAGGCGCCACAGTTCAAGTTATACCTCACATCACAAACACTATCAAGGACCGTGTACACCGGGCTGGAAACTCTGAAAATGCAGATATTGTTATTACAGAAATCGGTGGTACTGTTGGTGATATTGAAAGTTTACCATTCTTAGAAGCTATTCGACAAGTAGCAGCAGATGTTGGACGAGAAAATGTTTTATACATCCATGTTACTTTAATTCCGTATCTCCGAAAATCAGGCGAAATGAAAACAAAACCAACTCAACATTCTGTTAAAGAACTTCTTTCCATTGGTATTCAACCAGATATATTAGTATTACGTACAGAGCATGAAATTAATAATGAAATGCGTAGAAAGATTTCTTCATTTTGCAATGTTGATGAAGATTGCGTTATTCAAAATCTTGATGCAGAAACACTGTATGAAGTTCCTTTAATGTTAGAAGATGAAGGATTAGCTCGTATGGCGTGTAAAAAATTACATTTAGACTGTGATGAGCCCAAACTGAATGAATGGAAAGAAATGGTTAATCGTGAAAAACATTTGAATGATGAAGTGACCATAGGATTAGTAGGTAAATATGTAGAATTACATGATGCTTATATTTCCATAGTAGAATCATTGAAACATGCTGGTATCTATCATGGTATTGATATTCATATCAAATGGATTAACTCAGAGGAGCTCACAGAAAGTAATGCTCATGAGATTCTAGCAGATGTAGATGGTATTCTAGTACCAGGTGGATTTGGTGATCGTGGTGTTGAAGGAAAAATTATTAGTATTCGTTATGCAAGAGAAAATAAAGTCCCTTTCCTAGGTATTTGTCTAGGAATGCAGTGTGCTGTTATCGAGTTTGCGCGTAACATATTAGGATTAGAAGGGGCACATAGTTCGGAATTAGTTCCAAAGACTCAATACCCAGTTATTGATTTAATGCCTGAACAAAAGGATATTGATGAATTAGGTGGTACGATGCGATTAGGTGCGTATCCATGCAAAGTCATTGAAGGAAGTAAGGCGTTTGAAGCTTATGAAGAACAGCTTATATATGAAAGACATCGTCATCGTTATGAATACAATAATGAATTCAGAAAACGTTTAGTTGAAGCCGGTCTTAAGATAACTGGTATTTCACCAGATGAGAGATTGGTAGAGATGGTAGAAATTGAAGATCATCCATGGTATGTTGGCGTTCAATTCCATCCAGAATTTAAATCAAGACCAAATCGTGTACATCCATTGTTTAGAGATTTTGTTGGAGCAGGATTAAAAGAAAAGAAGTCAGTTTAA
- a CDS encoding S41 family peptidase, protein MKRRIVAMVLVMMMLFTSNVYAMESDDAMEQMQLIMDFIDNNYVGSDISKEELYEAALKGMFEELDPYSVYYTQEEYEQFLEGVSGNYSGIGAYIQEVEEGIMVTEPMEGSPAEKAGLLPGDIIISVNGTKLTEVTYDEGIDLIKGKANSKVILTVRRGTNVFEVEVIRQEIQVKAVSYTPLIELYPESKDPDAPYIWYVDINSFNATIADDFGAILEEAKEAGIKGLILDVRNNSGGYLDQVVEMCRMLVPDGTIVSTVDKHGNMTAYFSELEETPFKIICLTNENSASASEIFASAIKDSISGILIGETTYGKGVVQMIYSLGDDLHFKLTVKEYFTRNGDKINGLGVEPHIEVVVPSYIEDNNKIYMYEYEDDMVKDIEDILMYLGYIEEADTFYDAQTVSAMMKFQEEQGLPVTGMTDYVTMSALNQTLYESVQEYDPQMDMAVEIMYNMIY, encoded by the coding sequence ATGAAGAGAAGAATAGTAGCAATGGTATTAGTAATGATGATGCTATTTACTTCCAACGTATATGCCATGGAATCTGATGATGCTATGGAGCAAATGCAATTGATTATGGATTTTATTGATAATAACTATGTTGGCTCAGATATTTCCAAAGAGGAATTATATGAAGCGGCATTAAAAGGGATGTTCGAGGAATTAGATCCTTACAGCGTCTATTATACGCAGGAAGAATATGAACAATTTCTTGAAGGTGTGTCTGGAAACTATAGTGGCATTGGTGCCTATATTCAAGAAGTAGAAGAAGGTATCATGGTAACTGAGCCTATGGAAGGCTCACCAGCAGAAAAGGCTGGATTATTACCAGGAGATATCATTATCAGCGTTAATGGTACGAAGTTAACTGAAGTTACCTATGATGAAGGTATTGACCTAATCAAAGGTAAAGCTAACTCTAAAGTTATATTAACTGTTAGAAGAGGAACTAATGTCTTTGAGGTAGAAGTGATCAGACAAGAAATTCAAGTTAAAGCAGTAAGCTATACGCCTTTAATTGAGTTATATCCAGAGTCAAAAGACCCTGATGCACCTTATATTTGGTATGTTGACATTAATTCCTTTAATGCTACAATCGCAGATGATTTTGGAGCTATCCTTGAAGAAGCCAAGGAGGCAGGTATCAAAGGATTAATATTAGATGTACGTAATAATTCAGGAGGCTATTTAGATCAAGTCGTTGAGATGTGTAGAATGCTTGTTCCAGATGGTACAATTGTATCTACAGTTGATAAACACGGTAATATGACTGCTTACTTTAGTGAGTTAGAGGAAACACCTTTTAAAATTATATGTTTAACCAATGAAAACTCCGCATCTGCATCAGAAATTTTTGCTAGTGCTATAAAGGATTCTATATCAGGGATTCTTATTGGAGAAACAACCTACGGTAAAGGTGTTGTCCAAATGATTTATAGTTTAGGTGATGATCTTCACTTTAAATTAACTGTTAAAGAGTATTTTACGAGAAATGGCGATAAAATTAATGGACTTGGTGTAGAACCTCATATTGAAGTAGTAGTACCAAGTTATATTGAAGATAACAATAAAATCTACATGTATGAATATGAAGATGATATGGTTAAGGATATCGAGGATATTCTTATGTATCTTGGCTATATTGAAGAAGCAGACACATTCTACGATGCTCAAACCGTTTCAGCTATGATGAAGTTTCAAGAAGAGCAGGGGTTGCCTGTTACAGGAATGACGGATTACGTGACTATGTCTGCACTTAATCAAACCTTATATGAATCTGTACAAGAGTATGATCCACAAATGGATATGGCAGTTGAAATTATGTATAATATGATATATTAA
- a CDS encoding S-layer homology domain-containing protein, translating into MKTKLTALALTSLLITNTTISALAAPGDSGFFGGVSEGIMLPKTIEQQVDVKAKKKETLLYKEMIFISGEPIEVSGTLEIERNDDVLEIQESGSFKETYTIEAYSSDFSTTLKREVELLTYFIKYDSPYGEQIKKDSTVTGWEETVTVGGATYVVDEEMSDFGEGKNFYSFIEDSTPGISYYNGNISYHLIYKSDDTVYAELTVEGGSYGYDQPWSKAEKQEFMINIDKKGTEPWQMNIQVKPFMNSTKDVYYESNDVSAISFAGTYTQIIDTEGGLAYEIKTNHPQLKESQLKGATYLKPINDFEKLKIPGQSTYISSSHYAYSDVMKLMSVGVIDETPLSYQPYEAITRGEFTVMLSKTLGIFPPKDTKDLYDDEVVVFADVPQEHDLYEWLYAAKESKLVQGRENNFFKPDEPLTREEAFALLIRVIGLDHISLDQTTLTSYVDDADISPWAKEAIYVGTELGLFAGYTDGRINPKGYISKAEAAVIVNNLIDFLNEDMVELYMKEL; encoded by the coding sequence ATGAAGACAAAATTGACAGCATTGGCCTTGACATCTTTACTGATTACGAATACTACCATAAGTGCATTAGCAGCACCTGGTGATAGTGGCTTTTTCGGAGGGGTATCAGAAGGTATCATGCTTCCTAAAACTATTGAACAACAAGTAGATGTCAAAGCGAAGAAGAAAGAAACGCTTCTTTATAAAGAGATGATTTTTATTTCAGGTGAGCCCATTGAAGTCAGTGGTACACTAGAAATTGAAAGAAATGATGATGTTCTAGAAATACAAGAAAGTGGTTCATTTAAAGAAACTTATACTATTGAAGCGTATAGTTCAGATTTTAGTACTACACTTAAAAGAGAAGTTGAATTATTAACTTATTTTATTAAATATGACAGTCCCTATGGTGAGCAAATTAAAAAAGATTCTACGGTCACTGGCTGGGAGGAGACAGTAACTGTAGGTGGAGCAACCTATGTTGTAGATGAGGAAATGTCTGATTTTGGTGAAGGAAAAAATTTCTATAGTTTTATAGAAGATTCTACACCAGGTATTTCATATTATAACGGTAACATCTCCTATCACCTTATCTATAAGTCTGATGATACTGTCTATGCAGAATTGACTGTTGAAGGGGGCTCCTATGGCTATGATCAGCCTTGGTCCAAAGCTGAAAAGCAGGAGTTTATGATTAATATTGATAAGAAAGGTACTGAACCTTGGCAAATGAATATCCAAGTGAAACCTTTTATGAATTCGACGAAGGACGTTTATTATGAGTCCAATGATGTTTCAGCCATAAGTTTTGCTGGTACTTATACCCAAATAATCGATACTGAAGGTGGATTAGCCTATGAGATAAAAACTAACCATCCACAGTTAAAAGAGAGTCAATTGAAGGGTGCAACATATCTTAAACCTATTAATGATTTTGAGAAGTTGAAGATCCCTGGACAGTCAACTTATATCAGTTCAAGTCATTATGCCTATAGCGACGTCATGAAGCTGATGAGTGTTGGCGTCATTGATGAAACACCACTTTCCTATCAACCCTATGAAGCTATTACGCGAGGGGAATTTACAGTTATGCTGTCTAAAACATTAGGCATTTTTCCTCCTAAAGATACAAAGGATCTTTATGATGATGAAGTTGTTGTTTTTGCTGATGTGCCTCAAGAACATGATTTATATGAGTGGTTATATGCTGCAAAGGAAAGTAAACTGGTACAAGGTAGAGAGAATAATTTCTTCAAACCAGATGAGCCCTTGACAAGGGAAGAAGCATTTGCATTATTAATCCGCGTCATTGGTTTAGATCACATTTCACTGGATCAAACAACCTTGACATCTTATGTTGATGATGCAGATATTTCACCATGGGCAAAAGAAGCTATTTACGTAGGTACTGAATTGGGTCTATTTGCAGGTTACACTGATGGACGCATTAATCCTAAGGGTTATATATCAAAAGCAGAAGCAGCAGTAATTGTCAATAATTTGATCGACTTTCTTAATGAAGACATGGTAGAACTTTATATGAAGGAACTATAG
- a CDS encoding S-layer homology domain-containing protein has protein sequence MRKYIALLLSFTLLFNFSFLNVSAISYLYTSDDPIETQITTSYIGRTEAPDMIRNLQFDDVSDSHWAKEAITRLGALDIIKGFNFGGRYLFEPERNVTNEEALAFILRALGLEANAQQEAINIANQQDTPQEILDLWSRGYLVVANQIGLINANELQDALSVEQDVLDPEINFIRSGQATREQVAEWVVEGINSIDPTALLPISGQQRVYDFNDWQDISPDQIANVEAILVNNIMSGFPNGTFRPQGTITRAEMAQTLKNMDEVYYNTQNIIKKTGIIVDIQDLTEFEGTKIIYSKKYRILTEEGTIEEVTYSNEQDNIGQKVIRDVVVYREEQVAGLESLLADDVIEYLIDQDASEMLYINDLGKVKEQTVEGILQPLSDIATGYIVIEDANGGKFKLKLASALYGTDFIHVDGEDIPLNQAPIENKVELTIANGIVIAITYVGQEALYEELTGVVIDVNSNLGYITVVDEKGNEVTKNYYKNSIVVEKQQYYEDEDEVGYYDQVFPYFGFDPLDADISDVETGDTVTMRLDEEGKVSHLFARANYSMYYGKVEFIVPKGALGTQVHLLLEDNTRVILDVPSDTPVFKADQQVGISELLPGDWMKVLVNRAVISPGYEITKVKEVIIDDAGFMVLNVYSGQISRFNDIQNTLYLQDATTLSKMGWVDYEIGKTLTLSDDVEYYYNDEQVSKDYIEHFLGYNGIIYIAVKEYYGDEQVKKVTYRDGKDQVLDSNTVTYSNGVGKFMIDNYKKFIQADDGTIIVRNGRLVNEQNIMVPDYTQVVLNGAKAAVVDITQPPVTDNIKVYRVRIASIDEVVSFTGQSHSELNDMTWSFSPVGSTYTIDYYTKFIDDTGVKSLSDFIDYTEDTKVDEVYTIFVRGNHAEYIVTQPYVQDGVRGEIYKIDSDKLFIRDTYYYDQNNGSWNDFSAQNVGSEIQVPENSVIIKNGEYASIDDLERGDKIRVMTDENLMNKYISSGGTTKEVNGYIIFVEG, from the coding sequence ATGAGGAAATATATAGCCTTGCTACTTAGTTTTACATTATTATTCAATTTCTCATTCTTAAATGTCAGTGCTATATCCTATTTGTATACAAGTGACGACCCCATTGAAACACAAATAACGACAAGTTACATAGGTCGAACAGAGGCACCTGACATGATACGTAATCTACAATTTGATGATGTGAGTGATTCACATTGGGCCAAAGAGGCCATAACACGATTAGGAGCTCTAGATATTATAAAAGGCTTCAATTTTGGTGGAAGATATCTCTTTGAGCCTGAACGTAATGTAACCAATGAAGAAGCTTTAGCCTTTATTCTTCGTGCCTTAGGTTTAGAAGCTAATGCACAGCAAGAGGCAATTAATATAGCCAATCAACAAGATACACCTCAAGAGATATTGGATCTTTGGTCTAGAGGATATCTCGTTGTAGCTAATCAAATAGGGTTAATCAATGCTAATGAATTACAAGATGCATTATCCGTTGAGCAGGATGTATTAGATCCAGAGATTAACTTTATTCGTTCTGGACAGGCTACAAGAGAGCAAGTAGCTGAGTGGGTTGTTGAAGGTATTAATAGTATTGATCCCACAGCTTTATTACCAATCAGTGGACAGCAAAGGGTTTATGACTTTAATGATTGGCAAGATATTAGTCCAGATCAGATTGCTAATGTAGAAGCAATACTTGTCAATAATATCATGTCTGGATTTCCAAATGGCACGTTTAGACCTCAAGGTACTATTACAAGAGCGGAAATGGCTCAGACTCTTAAAAACATGGATGAAGTTTATTATAATACACAGAACATCATTAAGAAAACCGGGATTATAGTAGATATACAAGATTTAACAGAGTTTGAGGGGACAAAGATCATTTATTCAAAGAAGTATCGCATTCTTACTGAAGAAGGTACTATAGAAGAAGTTACATATAGCAATGAACAAGACAATATAGGTCAAAAAGTCATTAGAGATGTGGTTGTTTATCGAGAGGAGCAAGTTGCCGGCTTAGAAAGCCTTCTTGCAGACGATGTTATCGAATATTTGATTGATCAAGATGCAAGTGAAATGCTCTATATCAATGACTTAGGGAAAGTTAAAGAGCAAACTGTTGAAGGTATACTTCAACCATTAAGTGATATTGCAACAGGTTATATTGTTATTGAAGATGCTAATGGAGGGAAATTTAAGTTAAAATTAGCAAGTGCCCTTTATGGGACTGACTTTATCCATGTTGATGGTGAAGATATTCCTCTTAATCAAGCGCCAATAGAGAATAAAGTGGAGTTAACCATTGCTAATGGTATTGTTATTGCCATTACGTATGTTGGACAGGAAGCTTTATATGAAGAGTTGACAGGTGTGGTAATAGATGTTAATTCAAATCTAGGATATATTACGGTTGTGGATGAGAAAGGCAATGAAGTCACTAAAAATTATTATAAGAATAGTATTGTTGTTGAAAAACAGCAGTATTATGAAGACGAAGACGAAGTTGGCTATTATGATCAGGTCTTTCCATACTTTGGATTTGATCCTTTAGATGCAGACATCAGTGATGTAGAAACTGGTGATACAGTAACAATGAGACTAGATGAGGAAGGGAAGGTATCTCATTTATTTGCTAGAGCTAATTACAGCATGTATTACGGTAAAGTAGAGTTCATCGTACCTAAAGGTGCTCTTGGAACCCAAGTGCATCTTTTACTAGAGGATAATACACGTGTTATTCTGGATGTACCTTCTGATACACCTGTTTTTAAAGCAGATCAACAGGTTGGAATTTCAGAGTTATTACCAGGTGATTGGATGAAGGTTTTAGTTAATCGTGCTGTGATCAGTCCAGGATATGAAATTACAAAAGTAAAGGAAGTCATCATTGATGATGCCGGTTTCATGGTGCTGAATGTGTACAGTGGTCAAATAAGTAGATTCAATGATATACAAAATACATTGTATCTTCAGGATGCAACAACTTTGAGTAAAATGGGATGGGTTGATTATGAAATTGGCAAAACATTAACTTTATCCGATGATGTGGAGTATTATTATAATGATGAGCAGGTCTCAAAGGATTACATCGAACATTTCCTTGGATATAATGGCATTATCTATATTGCAGTTAAAGAATACTATGGTGATGAGCAAGTGAAAAAGGTGACTTATCGAGATGGTAAAGATCAAGTATTGGATTCAAATACAGTTACTTATTCCAATGGTGTTGGTAAGTTCATGATAGATAATTATAAGAAGTTCATACAAGCTGATGATGGGACAATTATTGTACGTAATGGTCGATTGGTTAATGAGCAAAACATCATGGTTCCTGACTATACTCAGGTTGTCTTAAATGGAGCAAAAGCGGCTGTTGTTGATATTACCCAACCACCCGTTACAGATAATATAAAAGTCTATCGTGTGCGTATAGCTAGTATTGATGAAGTGGTTTCCTTTACAGGTCAATCCCATTCAGAGTTAAATGATATGACTTGGAGTTTTTCACCTGTTGGAAGTACATACACTATTGATTACTATACAAAATTTATTGATGATACAGGTGTTAAATCATTGAGTGATTTTATTGATTATACTGAAGATACAAAGGTAGATGAGGTGTATACGATCTTTGTAAGAGGTAACCATGCTGAATATATCGTTACCCAGCCTTATGTGCAAGATGGTGTAAGAGGTGAAATCTACAAGATCGATAGCGATAAGCTCTTTATACGTGATACCTATTACTATGATCAAAATAATGGTAGTTGGAATGATTTCAGTGCGCAAAATGTTGGATCTGAAATTCAAGTACCAGAGAATAGTGTCATTATTAAAAATGGTGAATATGCGTCTATAGATGATTTAGAACGTGGTGATAAAATTCGTGTGATGACAGATGAAAACCTCATGAATAAGTACATTAGTTCAGGAGGAACCACTAAAGAGGTAAATGGTTATATAATCTTTGTAGAAGGCTAA
- the galU gene encoding UTP--glucose-1-phosphate uridylyltransferase GalU: MRIRKAIIPAAGLGTRFLPATKSQPKEMLPIVDKPTIQYIVEEAVASGIEDIIIVTGRNKRSIEDHFDKSLELEYLLEKGGKDELLKIARDVSEIANIHYIRQKEPKGLGQAILTAKNFIGNEPFAVLLGDDIIHSEKPCLEQMMEVYEQYQTTILGVQRVPKEDVSKYGIVSGESKADRMYYVKDMVEKPKQSEAPSDVAILGRYIITPAIFDYLENQETGAGGEIQLTDSLRRLAMDEDMYAYDFVGKRYDVGNKLGFLKATVEFALMRDDLRDDFEQYLKEIVNN, encoded by the coding sequence ATGAGAATACGTAAGGCAATTATACCAGCTGCTGGTCTGGGGACACGATTTTTACCAGCAACTAAGTCACAACCAAAAGAGATGTTACCCATCGTTGATAAACCAACGATTCAATATATAGTTGAAGAAGCGGTAGCCTCAGGAATTGAAGATATAATTATCGTTACAGGAAGAAACAAGCGATCCATTGAAGATCATTTTGATAAGTCGCTAGAACTCGAGTATTTATTAGAAAAAGGCGGGAAAGATGAGTTGCTAAAGATCGCCCGTGATGTTTCAGAAATAGCCAATATCCATTATATACGTCAAAAAGAGCCTAAGGGTCTAGGACAAGCAATTTTGACTGCTAAAAACTTCATTGGTAATGAACCCTTTGCAGTTTTATTAGGGGATGATATCATACATTCTGAAAAGCCTTGTTTAGAACAGATGATGGAAGTTTATGAGCAATATCAAACGACAATTTTAGGTGTACAAAGAGTACCAAAAGAGGATGTTAGTAAGTATGGTATTGTATCAGGTGAGTCAAAAGCTGATAGGATGTATTATGTAAAAGATATGGTAGAGAAGCCTAAACAATCTGAAGCGCCATCGGATGTGGCCATTTTAGGACGTTATATCATTACACCAGCTATATTTGATTATCTTGAAAATCAAGAGACTGGCGCTGGTGGTGAAATTCAATTAACTGACTCATTACGTCGATTAGCTATGGATGAAGATATGTATGCTTATGATTTTGTGGGCAAACGTTACGATGTGGGTAATAAATTAGGTTTTCTAAAAGCAACTGTTGAATTTGCTCTAATGCGTGACGATTTAAGAGATGATTTTGAACAGTATCTTAAGGAAATCGTCAACAATTAA
- a CDS encoding DUF1934 domain-containing protein, giving the protein MEKDVLVSVIGVQSDLVSKDKEEIEVITKGKYYEKGMKKYITYKETEMETEKDIMSTVKIDNNRVTLSRIGENSTNMLFEVGKKHVSHYNTMFGNFELGITTRSMDIDFDDNQGEIKINYLLEVNNSPVGVNDICIKIQNDFSNFKLS; this is encoded by the coding sequence ATGGAAAAGGACGTTTTAGTTTCAGTAATTGGTGTTCAAAGTGATCTTGTATCAAAAGATAAAGAGGAAATTGAAGTGATTACAAAAGGTAAATACTATGAAAAAGGTATGAAAAAATATATTACTTATAAAGAAACTGAAATGGAAACAGAAAAAGATATAATGTCTACTGTTAAGATTGATAACAACAGAGTAACGTTATCTCGAATTGGCGAAAACAGTACCAATATGCTATTTGAAGTTGGTAAAAAGCATGTGAGCCATTATAATACCATGTTTGGGAATTTTGAATTGGGAATTACCACAAGAAGCATGGATATTGATTTTGATGATAACCAAGGAGAAATCAAAATTAATTACCTATTAGAAGTTAATAATAGTCCAGTAGGTGTTAATGATATCTGCATAAAAATACAAAATGATTTTAGTAATTTTAAATTATCATAA